One window of the Acidimicrobiales bacterium genome contains the following:
- a CDS encoding DUF3892 domain-containing protein, giving the protein MSSRVTTITVQIRCINKTDRLDPAERIKAVGGVNSDGTRWKLSLDDAIRGVETGRYHFYVERPAGHRVWVIVAVSAAGRKYLKTANDGEQPNNLLSLPECVG; this is encoded by the coding sequence ATGTCGAGCCGAGTCACCACCATCACCGTCCAGATCCGGTGCATCAACAAGACGGACCGGCTGGACCCGGCCGAACGCATCAAGGCGGTCGGCGGAGTCAACAGCGACGGCACCCGCTGGAAGCTGTCCCTCGACGACGCCATCCGCGGCGTGGAGACGGGCAGGTATCACTTCTACGTCGAGCGGCCGGCGGGCCACCGCGTCTGGGTCATCGTCGCCGTGAGCGCCGCTGGCAGGAAGTACCTCAAGACTGCGAACGACGGCGAGCAGCCGAACAACCTGTTGTCTCTGCCGGAATGTGTCGGGTGA